The following proteins are co-located in the Pseudomonas synxantha genome:
- a CDS encoding LysE family transporter: MLTIFFYALVFGFVFCLSPGAVLAETLRRGLLHGFTPALLVQFGSLVGDAVWAVIGLTGIALLIQHDAVRVPLTIVCALYLAWLGIRSLIDAWHLPAASDAPASTRQNALAVGAAISLANPKNIVYWGALGSALSGIVGTTPSQGQTLMFFAGFMLASVLSCFLVAALVNLLRKNASPTWQRVSYAACGLVLIYLAILAAQGI; encoded by the coding sequence ATGCTGACGATCTTTTTCTACGCACTGGTTTTCGGTTTCGTGTTTTGCCTCTCCCCCGGCGCCGTACTGGCGGAGACCCTACGCCGCGGCTTGCTCCACGGTTTCACACCGGCGCTGCTGGTGCAGTTCGGCTCACTGGTGGGTGACGCCGTTTGGGCCGTGATTGGCCTCACCGGTATCGCGCTGCTGATCCAGCATGACGCGGTGCGGGTGCCACTGACTATCGTCTGTGCGCTGTACCTGGCGTGGCTGGGCATCCGCAGCCTGATCGACGCCTGGCACTTGCCCGCAGCCAGCGACGCACCGGCCAGTACCCGACAAAATGCATTGGCCGTGGGCGCGGCGATTTCCCTGGCCAACCCGAAGAATATTGTCTATTGGGGCGCGCTGGGTAGTGCGCTGTCGGGCATCGTCGGCACCACGCCCAGCCAGGGGCAAACCCTGATGTTTTTTGCCGGCTTCATGCTGGCGTCGGTGCTCTCGTGTTTCCTGGTTGCCGCACTGGTGAATTTGTTGCGCAAGAACGCATCACCGACTTGGCAGCGTGTCAGTTATGCCGCATGCGGTTTGGTATTGATCTACCTGGCGATACTCGCCGCCCAAGGTATATGA
- a CDS encoding arsenate reductase ArsC has translation MKVLFMCTANSCRSILSEAMFNHMAPEGFEAISSGSFPKGQVLPRSLSTLQAAGISTEGLYSKGNDAFEVNPPDVVITVCDNAAGEACPVYFGSAVKAHWGLQDPSHVQGDEAQVDAAFKATLDIIAARCEAFFALPFASLNSDELKVELERIASM, from the coding sequence ATGAAAGTGCTGTTCATGTGTACCGCTAACAGTTGTCGCAGTATTTTGTCCGAGGCCATGTTCAATCACATGGCGCCTGAGGGCTTCGAGGCGATCAGCTCCGGCAGTTTTCCCAAGGGCCAGGTTTTGCCCCGCAGCCTGAGCACGCTGCAGGCGGCGGGCATCAGCACCGAAGGTTTGTACAGCAAGGGCAATGACGCTTTTGAAGTTAACCCGCCGGATGTGGTTATCACGGTGTGCGACAACGCGGCCGGGGAAGCTTGCCCCGTGTATTTCGGCTCAGCGGTGAAGGCGCATTGGGGGTTGCAGGACCCTTCCCACGTGCAGGGTGATGAAGCCCAGGTAGACGCTGCATTCAAGGCCACCCTCGACATTATTGCCGCTCGCTGCGAGGCGTTTTTCGCGCTGCCATTTGCCAGCCTCAACTCGGATGAATTGAAGGTTGAGCTCGAGCGTATAGCCTCAATGTGA
- a CDS encoding arsenic transporter: MLVAIAIFLVTIVLVIWQPKGLGVGWSATLGAILALAFGVISLADIPVVWHIIWNATGTFVALIIISLLLDEAGFFAWAALHVARWGRGRGRRLFAYMVLLGALVSALFANDGAALILTPIVMSMLLALRFSPAATLAFVMGAGFIADTASLPLVVSNLVNIVSADYFKIGFNEYAAVMVPVNLVSVAATLAVLLWFFRRDIPQTYDPADLADPASAIHDRATFRAGWWVLGILLVGCFALEPLGIPISAISAVCAVLLLVIAAKGHKISTRKVLKEAPWQIVIFSLGMYLVVYGLRNAGLTDYLATWLDTFATYGVWGAAMGTGVLTALLSSAMNNLPTVLIGALSIESSHAVGVVKDAMIYANVIGSDLGPKITPIGSLATLLWLHILARKGITITWGYYFKVGIVLTLPVLLITLAALALRLSV; encoded by the coding sequence ATGCTTGTCGCAATTGCGATTTTCCTCGTCACCATCGTGCTGGTCATCTGGCAGCCTAAGGGCCTCGGCGTGGGTTGGAGCGCCACCCTGGGGGCGATCCTGGCCCTGGCCTTTGGGGTAATCAGCCTGGCGGACATCCCGGTGGTGTGGCACATCATTTGGAACGCCACCGGTACCTTTGTCGCGCTGATCATCATCAGCCTGTTGCTCGACGAAGCCGGGTTCTTTGCCTGGGCCGCCCTGCATGTAGCGCGTTGGGGCCGTGGCCGCGGGCGGCGCTTGTTTGCCTATATGGTGCTGCTCGGCGCGCTGGTGTCGGCGCTGTTTGCCAATGACGGCGCGGCGCTGATCCTCACCCCCATCGTAATGTCGATGTTGCTGGCCTTGCGTTTTTCTCCGGCGGCAACCCTGGCATTTGTCATGGGCGCCGGGTTTATCGCCGATACGGCGAGCCTGCCGCTGGTGGTGTCGAACCTGGTCAACATCGTCTCGGCGGACTATTTCAAGATCGGCTTCAACGAATATGCCGCGGTGATGGTGCCGGTGAACTTGGTCAGCGTCGCTGCGACCCTGGCAGTGCTGTTGTGGTTTTTCCGCCGCGATATTCCCCAGACCTACGACCCGGCCGACCTCGCAGACCCTGCCAGTGCCATCCATGACCGAGCGACCTTTCGCGCCGGCTGGTGGGTACTGGGCATTCTGCTGGTCGGCTGTTTTGCCCTGGAGCCACTGGGCATTCCCATCAGTGCGATTTCCGCGGTATGCGCGGTACTGCTGCTGGTGATTGCCGCCAAGGGTCACAAGATTTCCACGCGCAAGGTCCTCAAGGAAGCGCCCTGGCAGATCGTGATCTTTTCCCTGGGCATGTACCTGGTGGTGTATGGCCTGCGCAATGCCGGCCTGACCGACTACCTGGCGACCTGGCTCGACACCTTCGCCACCTACGGTGTGTGGGGCGCCGCCATGGGTACCGGCGTGCTGACGGCACTGCTCTCATCGGCGATGAATAACCTGCCGACGGTGCTGATCGGCGCGCTGTCCATTGAATCCAGCCATGCCGTGGGCGTGGTCAAGGACGCGATGATCTACGCCAACGTGATCGGCAGCGACCTGGGCCCGAAAATCACCCCCATCGGCAGCCTGGCGACCTTGCTGTGGCTGCACATCCTGGCGCGCAAAGGCATCACCATCACTTGGGGCTACTACTTCAAGGTCGGCATCGTGCTGACCTTGCCGGTGCTGTTGATTACCCTCGCCGCCCTCGCCCTGCGCCTGAGCGTCTAA
- a CDS encoding metalloregulator ArsR/SmtB family transcription factor — protein sequence MSNFLSPPTLFKCLADATRARLALLILREGELCVCELIHALDDSQPKISRHLAQLRSCGLLLDRRQGQWIYYRINPALPAWVTQVLDTTLQANQPWLQNDALRLDAMGNRPQRASTCC from the coding sequence ATGTCCAATTTCCTCTCTCCTCCCACCCTGTTCAAATGCCTGGCTGACGCAACTCGCGCACGCCTGGCGTTATTGATCCTGCGCGAAGGCGAACTTTGTGTGTGCGAACTGATCCATGCCTTGGACGATAGCCAGCCCAAGATCTCCCGTCATCTGGCGCAACTGCGCAGTTGCGGGCTGCTGCTGGACCGCCGTCAAGGGCAATGGATCTACTACCGCATCAATCCGGCACTGCCCGCCTGGGTGACTCAGGTGCTGGACACCACCTTACAAGCCAACCAGCCATGGTTGCAGAACGACGCACTGCGTCTGGATGCAATGGGCAATAGACCACAACGGGCAAGCACCTGCTGCTAA